Proteins from one Bacteroidota bacterium genomic window:
- the asnS gene encoding asparagine--tRNA ligase, with protein MKRTKVVDLLKSTDFKGEVTVMGWVRTKRDGKNISFIAVNDGSIIHNIQVVVDVANFDAELLKSISTGACVSITGALVQSQGKGQTSEIMAREIEVFGTADDSFPLQKKGHTLEFLREIAHLRPRTNTFGAVLRVRHHLAYGIHKFFNDKGFFYLNSPIITGSDAEGAGEMFHVTNLDLEKLPKTTEGKIDFEKDFFGKETNLTVSGQLEGECAATGVGLIYTFGPTFRAENSNTPRHLAEFWMIEPEMAFYDIHDNMDLAEEMLKYLVKYALEHCMDDLTFLNNMYDKELLNRLNSVANSTFKRITYTEGIDILEKSGTKFEFPVKWGIDLQREHESFLVEHFKTPVIVTGYPREIKAFYMKQNEDGKTVRAMDVLFPYVGEIIGGSQREENYDKLLARIKEMKIKEETLWWYLELRKFGTCPHAGFGLGLERLVLFVTGMQNVRDVIPFPRTPKNAQF; from the coding sequence ATGAAACGTACAAAAGTTGTTGACCTGCTGAAAAGCACTGACTTCAAAGGAGAAGTTACCGTGATGGGATGGGTGAGAACCAAGCGGGATGGTAAAAACATTTCTTTTATTGCGGTGAACGATGGTTCCATTATTCATAACATTCAGGTAGTGGTAGATGTAGCCAATTTTGACGCTGAGCTTTTGAAATCTATTTCCACAGGAGCTTGTGTTTCCATTACAGGCGCATTGGTTCAATCTCAGGGAAAGGGACAAACTTCTGAGATAATGGCAAGAGAGATAGAAGTGTTCGGAACAGCAGACGATTCTTTCCCGCTTCAGAAAAAAGGACATACACTGGAATTTCTGAGAGAGATTGCGCACTTACGCCCGCGCACGAATACATTCGGAGCAGTGCTTCGTGTTCGCCATCATCTTGCTTACGGCATTCACAAATTTTTTAACGACAAAGGATTTTTTTATTTGAATTCTCCCATTATAACAGGTTCAGATGCGGAAGGAGCCGGAGAAATGTTTCACGTAACAAATCTTGATTTAGAAAAACTTCCAAAGACTACGGAAGGGAAAATAGATTTTGAAAAAGATTTTTTTGGAAAGGAAACAAACCTCACTGTTTCTGGGCAATTGGAAGGTGAATGTGCTGCAACTGGTGTTGGTTTGATTTACACTTTCGGTCCTACTTTCCGGGCGGAGAATTCTAACACACCACGTCATCTTGCCGAGTTCTGGATGATAGAACCTGAAATGGCATTCTACGATATTCATGACAACATGGATTTGGCAGAAGAGATGTTGAAATATTTAGTGAAGTATGCGCTTGAACATTGCATGGATGATTTGACTTTTCTGAATAATATGTATGACAAGGAGTTGTTGAATCGTTTGAACTCCGTAGCGAATTCAACTTTCAAAAGAATTACATACACCGAAGGAATTGATATTCTTGAAAAGTCAGGAACTAAATTTGAATTCCCTGTGAAATGGGGCATTGATTTACAGCGCGAGCACGAAAGTTTTTTGGTGGAACACTTTAAAACACCCGTAATCGTTACAGGATATCCGAGAGAAATAAAAGCATTTTACATGAAACAGAACGAAGACGGAAAAACGGTACGTGCGATGGATGTGTTATTTCCTTATGTGGGAGAAATTATTGGCGGTTCTCAGCGCGAAGAAAATTATGATAAACTCCTGGCGAGAATAAAAGAAATGAAAATAAAAGAAGAAACCTTGTGGTGGTATTTGGAACTGAGAAAATTCGGAACCTGCCCGCATGCGGGATTTGGTTTGGGATTGGAGCGATTAGTTTTATTCGTGACAGGAATGCAAAACGTGCGCGATGTGATTCCGTTTCCTCGCACACCAAAGAACGCTCAATTCTAA
- a CDS encoding N-acetylornithine carbamoyltransferase translates to MKKFTSVSDVANIDQLVLEALVEKKFPLANKELGKNKTLGLIFLNPSLRTRLSTQRAGQNLGMDVIVMNLDKEGWSIETKEGVVMDGSAAEHIKEAAGVIGQYCDIIGVRSFPKFQNREEDYSNEVLNKFIQHSGVPVVSLESATLHPFQSLADLITITELWHSKPRTSARKPKVVLSWAPHPKILPQAVPNSFSEWMTKTDFDFVITHPPGYELAGQFTKGVKIIYNQEEAFKGADFIYAKNWSSYRDYGKILSKDVAWIINNHKMSLTNNAKFMHCLPVRRNVVVVDEVLDGKDSVVIQQAGNRIWAAQVILKKILQSL, encoded by the coding sequence ATGAAGAAATTTACTTCTGTCAGTGATGTGGCGAACATAGACCAGCTGGTACTCGAAGCGCTGGTAGAAAAAAAATTCCCTTTAGCGAATAAAGAGCTCGGCAAAAACAAAACACTCGGGCTTATTTTTCTCAATCCAAGTTTGCGCACTCGTCTGAGCACTCAACGTGCAGGACAAAATCTCGGGATGGATGTCATCGTGATGAATCTGGACAAGGAAGGATGGAGCATTGAAACAAAAGAGGGAGTAGTGATGGATGGTTCTGCCGCGGAGCATATAAAAGAAGCTGCTGGAGTCATTGGCCAGTATTGTGATATCATCGGAGTCCGCTCATTCCCGAAATTTCAGAATCGCGAAGAAGATTATTCGAATGAAGTGCTGAATAAATTCATTCAACATTCTGGAGTTCCGGTGGTTAGTTTGGAGTCGGCAACACTTCACCCTTTTCAGTCGCTTGCGGATTTGATTACGATAACAGAACTATGGCACAGTAAACCAAGAACGTCTGCACGAAAACCAAAAGTTGTTTTAAGCTGGGCTCCTCATCCTAAAATTCTTCCGCAGGCAGTTCCTAATTCTTTTTCAGAATGGATGACAAAAACTGATTTTGATTTTGTGATTACTCACCCTCCCGGATATGAATTGGCAGGACAGTTCACGAAAGGGGTAAAAATTATTTACAATCAGGAGGAAGCCTTCAAAGGCGCTGATTTTATTTACGCAAAGAACTGGTCTTCGTATAGAGACTACGGAAAAATTTTGTCGAAAGATGTAGCATGGATCATCAATAATCATAAAATGTCTCTCACAAATAACGCGAAGTTCATGCACTGCCTTCCTGTGAGGAGAAATGTGGTGGTGGTCGATGAAGTGTTAGATGGAAAAGATTCGGTTGTGATTCAACAGGCGGGAAACAGAATTTGGGCGGCACAAGTTATTCTGAAAAAAATTCTGCAATCATTGTGA
- a CDS encoding phosphatase PAP2 family protein: MNSDNLFPKIISYLFHPLLLPSFGLLLIFNIDEMNLWFSSSEQRYFLYALTFTATFLLPLLNALLLLKMKQISSLAMETRQERKIPYLASAIFYFAESYFLMNADVPVLVKAMMFGATLLVVSVMLINLFWKISAHMVGIGGLCGMMLAISYRLQINLHIVLMLLFLIAGLVAFSRLKLNAHNSTQVYVGFLLGVSVQLILFL; the protein is encoded by the coding sequence GTGAATTCAGACAATCTTTTTCCAAAAATTATTTCTTATCTTTTTCATCCTCTCCTGCTTCCTTCGTTTGGATTGCTCCTGATATTTAATATTGATGAAATGAATTTATGGTTTTCGTCTTCGGAGCAGAGGTATTTTCTTTATGCGCTCACATTCACAGCAACATTTCTTCTTCCTCTTCTCAATGCACTTCTGCTTTTAAAGATGAAACAGATTTCTTCGCTTGCGATGGAAACAAGACAGGAAAGAAAAATTCCATACCTCGCTTCTGCTATTTTTTATTTTGCAGAATCTTATTTTCTGATGAACGCAGATGTGCCTGTGCTTGTAAAGGCGATGATGTTCGGAGCAACACTTCTGGTTGTTTCAGTTATGCTCATCAACCTCTTCTGGAAAATTTCAGCACACATGGTGGGCATCGGAGGGCTCTGCGGAATGATGCTTGCTATTTCATATCGTCTGCAGATTAATCTTCATATCGTTCTCATGTTACTATTCCTCATAGCAGGATTAGTAGCTTTTTCACGACTCAAACTCAATGCACATAATTCCACACAGGTGTATGTTGGATTTCTGCTGGGAGTTTCGGTGCAGTTGATTTTGTTTTTGTGA
- a CDS encoding N-acetyl-gamma-glutamyl-phosphate reductase: MKNKVKIGIAGGAGYTGGELIRILLNHPNAEISFVHSKSNAGNPVSDVHTDLLGETEMKFSPSLNPFPKGRETGVQSPFLREVLGVGCDVLFLCMGHGESVKFLAENKTDSKIKIIDMSQDFRLNSKDFVYGLPELNRGKIKAASKIANPGCFATAIQLALIPLAEKKLLSDEVHVSAVTGSTGAGQSLSATNHFTWRNNNISIYKAFQHQHLGEITQSIKQLQKNFSSAINFIPYRGNFTRGILASVYVNSKLSLEEAKKLYKDFYKSHPFVTVSEKNPDIKQVVNTNKCILYIEKHGNKLFIQSVIDNLTKGASGQAVQNMNLIFGLDETIGLKLKPSAF, translated from the coding sequence ATGAAGAATAAAGTTAAAATAGGAATTGCAGGAGGAGCAGGCTATACAGGAGGGGAACTTATTCGCATTCTTTTGAATCATCCGAATGCTGAAATTTCTTTTGTTCATAGCAAAAGCAATGCGGGAAATCCAGTGAGCGATGTACATACAGATTTACTTGGCGAAACTGAAATGAAATTTAGCCCATCCCTTAATCCCTTCCCCAAGGGAAGGGAAACTGGTGTGCAGTCCCCCTTCCTTCGGGAGGTGTTAGGGGTGGGCTGTGATGTTTTGTTTTTATGCATGGGACATGGAGAATCGGTAAAGTTTTTAGCGGAGAATAAAACAGATTCCAAAATAAAAATCATTGACATGAGTCAGGATTTCAGATTGAATTCAAAAGACTTTGTTTACGGATTACCGGAACTGAACAGAGGTAAAATAAAAGCTGCAAGCAAAATTGCGAACCCCGGATGTTTCGCTACTGCAATTCAGCTAGCGCTCATTCCTTTGGCAGAAAAAAAACTATTGAGCGATGAAGTGCATGTGAGTGCTGTCACAGGCTCGACAGGTGCGGGGCAATCTTTGTCAGCTACAAATCATTTCACATGGAGAAACAACAACATTTCTATATACAAAGCATTTCAACACCAGCACCTCGGAGAAATAACCCAAAGCATTAAACAACTTCAGAAGAATTTTTCTTCTGCAATTAATTTCATTCCATACAGAGGAAATTTCACCAGAGGAATTCTTGCTTCTGTTTATGTGAACTCAAAATTATCTCTTGAAGAAGCGAAAAAACTTTACAAGGATTTTTATAAATCACATCCGTTCGTTACTGTTTCAGAAAAAAATCCCGATATCAAGCAAGTGGTGAATACGAATAAATGCATTCTTTATATTGAAAAGCATGGAAACAAACTTTTTATTCAAAGCGTAATTGATAATCTTACTAAAGGAGCTTCTGGGCAGGCTGTGCAGAATATGAATTTGATTTTTGGATTAGATGAAACTATAGGACTTAAACTAAAACCTTCCGCATTCTAG
- the argB gene encoding acetylglutamate kinase, giving the protein MKKLFIIKIGGNVINDEKQLPSFLNDFASVSESKILVHGGGKIATEMSKQLGIEPKMVDGRRITDEATLRVVQMVYGGLINKNIVAQLQSRNCNAIGLMGADGNIILAKKRPVKDIDYGFAGDVEKVNAEKISALLNSDFSPIIAPLTHDGKGQILNTNADTMASAISVAMTKSYEVKLIYCFEKSGVLKNVDDDNFVIEKMNSSDYEKYKADGIISKGMIPKLDNAFDAIKQGVNSVAICHAKDLKKVIANQKSGTRLE; this is encoded by the coding sequence GTGAAAAAATTATTCATCATAAAAATCGGGGGCAATGTGATTAACGATGAGAAGCAACTCCCTTCGTTCTTAAATGATTTCGCCTCTGTTTCTGAAAGCAAAATTTTAGTTCATGGCGGTGGAAAGATTGCAACAGAAATGAGTAAGCAATTGGGAATAGAACCTAAGATGGTTGACGGAAGAAGAATTACGGACGAAGCAACACTTCGTGTAGTGCAAATGGTTTACGGAGGTTTGATTAATAAGAATATTGTCGCACAATTGCAATCAAGAAATTGCAATGCCATCGGGCTTATGGGCGCTGACGGAAATATCATCCTTGCAAAGAAACGCCCTGTTAAAGATATTGATTATGGTTTTGCCGGGGATGTAGAAAAAGTGAACGCTGAAAAAATTTCTGCTTTACTTAATTCAGATTTCTCCCCAATTATTGCTCCGCTCACGCACGATGGCAAAGGACAAATTCTCAATACGAATGCCGATACAATGGCTTCTGCAATTTCCGTTGCAATGACAAAGTCGTATGAAGTAAAACTTATTTATTGTTTTGAAAAATCCGGTGTGCTGAAAAATGTAGATGATGATAATTTTGTAATTGAAAAAATGAATTCTTCGGATTACGAAAAATATAAAGCGGATGGAATTATTTCAAAAGGAATGATTCCGAAACTAGATAATGCATTTGACGCAATAAAGCAAGGAGTGAATTCGGTTGCGATTTGCCATGCAAAGGATTTGAAAAAAGTTATAGCGAATCAAAAATCAGGAACAAGATTAGAATGA
- a CDS encoding GNAT family N-acetyltransferase, with protein sequence MFTTTPKKTATSEFIIQPADSSHFHYAEEICWDYIDSAKQRGTGIAKRTPEYVIEKMLEGKAIIALHRDGRFAGFSYIETWSHGNYVANSGLIVNPAFRLHGLGSQIKSAIFELSKQKYPNAKFFGITTSMAVLKMNSDLGYRPVTFSELTQDDEFWKGCNSCPNVDILTRNNRKMCLCTGMLYDPVQHEEKKFEIRKQKGKIERWLRMKQYVLLKKFRSSNSDNGQSSQ encoded by the coding sequence ATGTTCACTACGACTCCCAAAAAAACCGCAACTTCTGAATTTATTATTCAGCCGGCTGATTCTTCCCATTTTCATTATGCTGAAGAAATTTGCTGGGATTATATTGATAGTGCAAAGCAACGCGGCACCGGTATTGCTAAGCGTACGCCTGAATATGTAATTGAAAAAATGCTGGAAGGAAAAGCAATCATTGCTCTGCATCGTGACGGAAGATTCGCTGGATTCAGTTACATTGAAACTTGGTCACATGGAAATTATGTAGCGAACTCGGGATTGATTGTGAATCCAGCATTCCGATTGCATGGACTTGGCTCACAAATCAAAAGCGCAATCTTTGAATTGTCAAAACAAAAATACCCTAATGCAAAATTTTTTGGTATCACTACGAGCATGGCTGTTTTAAAAATGAATTCTGATTTAGGGTACCGACCTGTAACTTTTTCCGAACTTACACAGGATGATGAATTCTGGAAAGGATGCAACTCTTGTCCGAATGTTGATATATTAACGCGCAACAATCGCAAGATGTGTTTGTGCACCGGAATGCTTTACGATCCGGTTCAGCACGAAGAGAAAAAATTTGAAATCAGGAAACAGAAAGGAAAGATTGAACGATGGCTGAGAATGAAACAATATGTTTTGCTTAAAAAATTTCGAAGTAGCAATTCCGACAACGGACAATCTTCGCAATAA
- a CDS encoding aspartate aminotransferase family protein, whose translation MKTFDVYPLLDVEPVKALGCWLWDKDGNKYLDLYGGHAVISIGHSHPYYIKKIEEQLEKIGFYSNSVKIPIQNELAQKLGELSGYLDYNLFLCNSGAEANENALKLASFHTGRKKIIAFSKAFHGRTSLAVAATDNKSIVAPINETENILFLPFNDESALENAMNDSLCAVIIEGMQGVSGVQVPTDSFLQKAKSLCEKYNSVLILDEVQSGYGRSGKFFSHQFSNIKPDIITTAKGMGNGFPIGGVLISPKFAEKHHLLGTTFGGNHLACAAAIAVLDIIKNEKLMINAKGIGDYMISTLKKITDVKEVRGRGLMIGIELEFPYETVRNELIFTHRIFTGTSEKNTIRILPPLCLTKEEAEIFLHAFASVMKKSLVK comes from the coding sequence ATGAAAACATTTGATGTCTATCCCTTGCTTGATGTCGAACCTGTTAAAGCACTCGGTTGCTGGCTTTGGGATAAGGACGGAAATAAATATCTGGATTTATACGGAGGTCACGCAGTGATTTCTATAGGGCATTCACATCCTTATTATATTAAAAAGATTGAAGAGCAGTTAGAGAAGATTGGATTTTATTCCAATTCGGTTAAGATTCCGATTCAAAATGAGTTAGCACAGAAGCTTGGAGAACTTTCCGGCTATCTTGACTACAATTTATTTCTATGCAACAGCGGTGCAGAAGCAAACGAGAACGCGCTGAAGCTCGCTTCGTTTCATACGGGAAGAAAAAAAATAATAGCATTCAGTAAGGCCTTTCATGGAAGAACATCTCTTGCTGTTGCTGCTACGGATAACAAATCAATTGTTGCGCCTATAAACGAAACTGAAAATATTTTATTTCTTCCTTTCAATGATGAATCAGCTTTGGAAAATGCAATGAACGATTCTCTCTGCGCTGTGATTATTGAAGGAATGCAGGGAGTTAGCGGTGTTCAGGTTCCGACAGATTCTTTTTTACAAAAAGCAAAATCTCTTTGCGAAAAATATAATTCAGTTTTGATTCTCGATGAAGTTCAATCTGGTTACGGAAGAAGCGGAAAGTTTTTCTCACACCAGTTTTCAAATATTAAACCTGACATCATTACTACTGCAAAAGGAATGGGCAATGGATTCCCCATAGGAGGAGTGCTTATCAGTCCGAAGTTTGCAGAGAAACACCATTTGCTCGGAACTACGTTTGGAGGAAATCATTTGGCTTGTGCGGCAGCCATTGCTGTTTTGGATATAATCAAGAATGAAAAACTGATGATAAACGCAAAAGGAATTGGCGATTACATGATTTCGACTTTGAAAAAGATTACAGATGTGAAGGAAGTTCGCGGAAGAGGGCTTATGATAGGCATTGAGCTTGAGTTTCCCTATGAAACAGTTCGCAATGAACTCATCTTTACGCATAGAATATTTACAGGAACTTCGGAAAAAAATACAATCCGCATTTTACCGCCACTTTGCCTGACGAAGGAGGAGGCAGAAATATTTTTGCACGCTTTCGCTTCCGTGATGAAAAAATCTCTTGTCAAGTAG
- the rpoN gene encoding RNA polymerase factor sigma-54: MLRQTLQQKLLQKLSPAQIQLMKLLQLPITSLEQRIKEEMEINPALEDDSEEEIKEEKEEDDLSDEEREDMEEGADDEKAAKEEFSPEDYLDDDDDIAYYKLQVNNKGKDEEKEMPMASSVSFQEILFNQIENLDLTEHERIIAEYLLGCIDEDGYLRRELSSVVDDMAFSQNITTTTEELESVLQMIKDEFEPVGIGAKDLQECLRLQIERKKWTETLALALRIVNEQIDEFSKKHYGKIAKHFELTEDQIKPALDEILKLNPRPGGSTMDSQRSLLTIIPDFILVNNNGILEISLNSRNAPDLRVSNVYNQMLNEYSKRKDKTGLEAAQFVKQKVESAKSFINNIKERQNTLYSIMHCIAEYQKEYFLTGDELLLKRMILKDISDRVKLDISTVSRVTSTKYVQTNFGTILLKTLFNEALTNDDGEEVSSKKVKKIISDAIETEDKHKPLTDEALMQILNKQGYVIARRTVAKYREMLDIPVARMRKKL, from the coding sequence ATGTTAAGGCAAACACTCCAGCAAAAACTTCTTCAGAAGCTTTCACCGGCACAGATTCAGCTGATGAAACTTCTGCAGTTGCCTATTACTTCGCTGGAGCAGAGGATAAAAGAAGAAATGGAAATAAATCCCGCTCTTGAAGATGATTCTGAAGAAGAAATTAAAGAAGAAAAAGAAGAAGATGATTTGTCAGATGAAGAAAGAGAAGATATGGAAGAGGGAGCAGATGATGAGAAAGCTGCCAAAGAAGAATTTTCTCCCGAAGATTATTTAGACGATGACGATGACATTGCTTACTACAAACTTCAAGTCAATAACAAAGGTAAAGACGAAGAAAAGGAAATGCCGATGGCTTCTTCCGTCAGTTTTCAGGAAATACTTTTTAATCAAATAGAGAATCTTGATCTCACCGAACATGAAAGAATTATTGCAGAATACCTTCTGGGGTGCATTGATGAAGATGGTTATTTGCGCAGGGAACTTTCTTCTGTGGTAGATGATATGGCATTTTCGCAAAACATTACTACCACTACTGAAGAACTTGAATCTGTTCTCCAGATGATTAAGGATGAATTTGAACCTGTAGGAATTGGTGCGAAGGATTTGCAGGAATGTTTGCGTTTGCAGATTGAAAGAAAAAAATGGACAGAAACTCTCGCTCTTGCATTACGTATTGTGAACGAGCAGATAGATGAGTTTTCAAAAAAACATTATGGCAAGATTGCGAAACATTTTGAACTCACCGAAGATCAGATAAAACCCGCGCTGGATGAAATTCTGAAACTGAATCCCCGTCCCGGTGGTTCCACCATGGATTCGCAGCGCTCGCTGCTTACCATCATTCCCGATTTCATATTAGTAAACAATAATGGCATACTTGAAATTTCTCTTAACTCCCGCAACGCGCCCGACCTTCGCGTGAGCAATGTTTATAATCAAATGCTGAATGAATATTCAAAGCGAAAAGATAAAACAGGATTAGAGGCAGCTCAATTTGTTAAACAGAAAGTTGAAAGCGCTAAATCTTTCATCAATAATATTAAAGAGCGACAGAATACTCTTTACAGCATCATGCACTGTATCGCGGAATACCAGAAAGAATATTTTCTTACGGGCGATGAACTTTTGCTGAAAAGAATGATACTGAAAGATATTTCAGACAGGGTAAAATTGGATATTTCTACCGTATCACGCGTAACGAGTACAAAATATGTTCAAACAAACTTCGGAACGATATTATTAAAAACTCTTTTTAACGAAGCACTCACCAATGATGATGGAGAAGAAGTTTCATCTAAGAAAGTTAAAAAAATAATTTCAGACGCTATTGAAACGGAAGACAAACACAAACCGCTTACTGATGAAGCCCTTATGCAAATTCTGAACAAGCAGGGCTACGTAATCGCCCGCAGAACAGTTGCCAAATACCGCGAGATGCTGGATATTCCTGTGGCAAGAATGAGAAAAAAACTTTGA
- a CDS encoding M20 family metallo-hydrolase: MTIDKLIYEATELLKELISIESFSGHEDKTADAIKKFLIKHKVKSFRKGNNVWAKNEYFDSAKQTILLNSHHDTVKPNAGWTFNPFQSTIKDEKLFGLGSNDAGGALVSLIATFLHFNEKKNLKYNFVLAGTAEEENSGKNGVVSILSELGKVDFAIVGEPTDMKMAVAEKGLMVVDCIAKGKAGHAARDVGENAISKAMKDVEWIHSYKFPKVSEFLGPVKMTCTIISAGSQHNVIPDTCKFTIDVRTTDSYTNEETLEIIRQHIKSEAIPRSTRLNASGIDRNHLIVQSAKKLGIETFGSATSSDMPLLKVPAVKMGPGKSERSHTADEFIWLKEIGEGISIYIKLLENIVS; this comes from the coding sequence ATGACCATTGATAAGCTCATATACGAAGCCACCGAACTCCTCAAGGAACTTATTTCCATTGAATCATTTAGCGGACATGAAGATAAAACTGCAGACGCGATTAAAAAGTTTCTTATAAAGCACAAAGTGAAATCATTCCGAAAAGGAAATAATGTGTGGGCGAAGAATGAATATTTTGATTCTGCGAAACAGACAATTCTTCTCAACTCTCATCATGATACCGTAAAGCCAAATGCCGGTTGGACATTTAATCCCTTTCAATCAACGATAAAAGATGAAAAGCTTTTCGGTTTAGGAAGTAATGATGCTGGCGGTGCATTGGTTTCCCTCATAGCTACTTTTCTTCATTTCAATGAAAAGAAAAACCTGAAATACAACTTCGTCCTAGCAGGAACTGCCGAAGAGGAAAATTCAGGAAAGAACGGAGTAGTTTCAATTTTATCAGAACTCGGCAAAGTTGATTTTGCAATTGTTGGCGAACCCACTGATATGAAAATGGCAGTAGCTGAAAAAGGTTTGATGGTGGTGGACTGTATTGCCAAAGGAAAAGCCGGACATGCCGCACGCGATGTGGGAGAGAATGCGATTTCAAAAGCTATGAAGGATGTTGAATGGATTCACTCGTATAAATTTCCGAAGGTTTCAGAATTTCTCGGGCCTGTGAAAATGACTTGTACGATTATTTCTGCAGGAAGTCAGCACAACGTGATTCCTGATACTTGCAAGTTTACCATAGATGTTCGCACCACGGATTCGTACACAAACGAAGAAACACTGGAGATTATTCGACAGCACATAAAGAGCGAAGCCATTCCGCGCTCTACAAGACTAAACGCTTCGGGAATAGATAGGAATCATTTGATTGTTCAATCGGCTAAAAAATTGGGAATCGAAACTTTCGGCTCAGCAACTTCTTCTGATATGCCTTTACTGAAAGTGCCAGCCGTGAAAATGGGCCCGGGAAAATCTGAGCGTTCGCATACTGCGGATGAATTCATCTGGTTGAAGGAAATAGGCGAGGGGATAAGCATTTACATTAAACTTCTTGAGAATATAGTTTCGTAA
- a CDS encoding argininosuccinate synthase — MKKKVLLAFSGGLDTTYCAIYFAKEKNLEVHTAVVNTGGFSSDELKKIEKHAYALGVKKHYTLDETDSYYNECIRFLIYGNVLRGGVYPLSVSAERVFQSKAIALQAKKMKADFIAHGSTGAGNDQVRFDVIFNILIPEIKVLTPIREMKLSREDEISFLKANRVKMNFEKAQYSINKGLWGTSVGGKETLTSDKTLPEEAYPTQLSKTKEEELEIGFEKGEIKSLNGKKYSDSVSAIQKISEITSAFAIGRDIHIGDTIIGIKGRVGFEAAAPLVILKTHATLEKHVLTKWQSHWKEQMGNWYGMMLHEGQFLDPVMRNVETFLESTQKNVSGTVSVSLAPYRFSIIGVNSKYDLMSSKFGKYGEMNNAWSGDDVKGFSKIISNQTMIYHRVNEE; from the coding sequence ATGAAGAAAAAAGTTTTATTGGCATTCAGCGGTGGGCTGGATACTACTTATTGCGCGATTTATTTCGCGAAAGAAAAAAATCTTGAAGTTCATACTGCTGTTGTGAACACAGGTGGATTTTCTTCTGATGAGTTAAAGAAGATTGAAAAGCACGCTTATGCGCTTGGCGTGAAAAAACATTACACACTCGATGAAACGGATTCGTATTATAATGAATGCATTCGCTTCCTTATATATGGTAATGTTTTGCGAGGTGGAGTTTATCCTCTTTCGGTTTCTGCCGAGAGAGTTTTTCAATCGAAAGCAATCGCACTTCAGGCGAAAAAAATGAAAGCTGATTTCATTGCGCATGGAAGCACAGGTGCGGGCAACGACCAGGTGAGATTTGATGTCATCTTCAATATTCTGATTCCTGAAATAAAAGTTTTGACTCCGATTCGCGAAATGAAACTTTCCAGAGAAGATGAAATTTCTTTTCTGAAAGCAAACAGAGTGAAAATGAATTTTGAAAAAGCACAATACTCTATCAATAAAGGATTGTGGGGAACAAGCGTTGGGGGAAAAGAAACTTTGACATCCGATAAAACCTTGCCCGAAGAAGCATATCCTACTCAACTTTCCAAAACAAAAGAAGAGGAATTGGAAATAGGTTTTGAAAAAGGAGAAATAAAAAGCTTGAACGGAAAAAAATATTCTGATTCGGTTTCAGCTATACAGAAGATTTCGGAGATTACTTCTGCATTTGCCATCGGAAGAGATATTCATATCGGAGATACTATCATTGGGATAAAAGGCAGAGTGGGATTTGAAGCAGCTGCTCCACTTGTTATTCTGAAAACTCATGCGACTTTAGAAAAACATGTTCTCACTAAATGGCAGTCTCATTGGAAAGAACAAATGGGAAACTGGTACGGCATGATGTTGCACGAGGGTCAATTTCTGGATCCTGTTATGCGTAATGTGGAAACATTTTTGGAATCAACGCAGAAAAATGTTTCAGGCACTGTAAGTGTTTCACTCGCTCCTTATCGCTTCAGCATCATTGGCGTGAATTCAAAATACGATTTGATGTCTTCTAAATTTGGAAAGTATGGAGAGATGAACAACGCATGGAGTGGGGATGATGTGAAAGGATTTTCAAAAATTATTTCTAACCAGACGATGATTTATCACAGAGTAAATGAAGAATAA